A stretch of DNA from Thalassospiraceae bacterium LMO-SO8:
GGCGTTCCAACCGCGCCGTGGCCGCATCGTCGCCCAGGCGCGGCGTGACCGCGTTCAGCTTGATCAGGTCGCGGCTGCCGTCGGACAGGGTGAAGGCGATTTCCGGATGAGCCATGGCCAGGCGGTTCAGGGTTTCGACCACATGGTTCTGTTCCGTGCGCGCGGCCTTGAGGAATTTGAGCCGCGCCGGCGTGGCGTAGAACAGGTCGCGCACGTCGACCCGCGTGCCATGGGGATGGGCGGCGGGCTGGGACTTGGCGGGGCTGCCGCCTTCGACCGTGACGGCCCAGGCCTGGGCGGCCCCTTGCGGGCGCGAGGTGATGGTCATGCGTGCCACGGCGGCCATGGAGGGCAGGGCCTCGCCCCGGAAACCCAGGGTGGACACGGCCATCAGGTCGTCGTCCGGCAGCTTCGATGTGGCGTGGCGTTCCAACGCCAATTCGATTTCGTCGGGCGTCATGCCGCAGCCGTCGTCGGTCACGGTGATCGCCGTCTGCCCGCCGTCGCGGATCACGACCTCGATGCGCCGGGCGCCCGCGTCGATGGCGTTCTCGACCAATTCCTTCACGGCCGAGGCCGGGCGTTCGACCACCTCGCCGGCGGCGATGCGGTTGACCACGGTTTCCGGCAGGCGGCGGATCACGGGGGCAGGGATCATGGCCCGTCTCCGCCATCGCGCACGCGGCGGATGCGGGCGAGCAGGCCGCGGGTCGAGGCGTCGAGGTCCGGCGGCTCGGTGCCCTCCGTCAGCGCGCGGGTCAACGGCCCGGCCAGTTCCTTGCCCAGCTCGACCCCGAACTGGTCAAAGGAATTGACGTTCCAGATGACGCCCTGAACGAACACCTTGTGCTCGTACAGCGCCAGCAGCATGCCCAGGCGGCGCGGGTCCAGCCGGTCGAGCAGGATCGACGTGGTCGGCCGGTTGCCGGGAAAGACCTTGTAGGGCGGCACGGCGGGATCCGCCTTGCGGCCGCGCGCCAGGGCGGCGGGCTGGGCCAGGAAATTGGCCAGCAGCTTGGCGTGATGATCGCCCGCTGGATGAGCCGGCTCCACGGCGGCGATGAAGTCGGCGGATACTAGGTCCGTTCCCTGATGGAGCAACTGATAGAACGCATGCTGGCCGTTGGTGCCGGCCTGGCCGAACACCACGGGGGCGGTCGGCTGGGCGACCGGGTTGCCGTCGCGGTCGACGGCCTTGCCGTTGCTTTCCATTTCCAACTGCTGCAGGTAGTCGGACAGGCCGTCCAGCAACTGGTCATAAGGCAGCACCGCATGGGCGTCGGCGCCTTCGAAATTGCGGTTCCAGATGCCGGCCAGGGCCAGCAGCACGGGCAGATTTTCGGCGAGCGGCGTTTCCAGGAAATGGCGGTCCATGTCCCGGGCCCCGGCCAGGAAGTCGCGGAACGCGTCCATGCCCGCCGTCAGCGCCAGCGGCAGCCCGATCGCCGACCACACCGAATAGCGCCCGCCGACCCAGTCCCAGAACCCGAACCGGGCGTCGTCGGCGATGCCGAAATCGCGCGCCGCGTCGTCGTTGGTGGTGACGGCGCAGAAATGTTGGGCGACCGCGCCCGACCCCAGGGCGTCGGCCAGCCAGCGCCGGGCCGTCAGGGCGTTGGTCATGGTTTCGGCGGTCGTGAAGGTCTTGGACGACACGATGAACAGGGTGGTTTCCGGATCGCAGGCGGCGAGGGTTTCCGTCAGGTCCGTGGCGTCCACGTTGGACACGAAGCGCGGCGTGATGCCTGGCCGGCGATAGGGGGCCAGGGCCCGGCAGGCCAGGCGCGGCCCCTGGTCCGAGCCGCCGATGCCGATGTTGACGACATCGGTGAAGGCCCTGCCGGTGGCGCCGACGCGCGTGGCGCTTTCGACGCCGGCGACGAACGCCGCCATGTGGTCGAGCACGGCCTGAACGTCGCCGTGGACGGGCGCGCCGCCGACGGCGAAACCGTCCTCGGCGCGGGCGCGCAGCGCCATGTGCAGGGCGGCGCGGTCCTCGGTTGTGTTGATCACCTCGCCCGCCGCCATGGCGTCCCGCCGCGCCGCCACGCCGCGCTCATTGGCCAGGGCGACCAGCAGGGCGAGGGTGTCAGTGGTGAGGCGGTTCTTGGACAGATCCAGGTACAGGCCGTCCAGAACGAATGTCAGGGCATCGGTGCGCTTGCCGTCGCCGAGAAGGTCGCGCAGATGACTGCCCGCCGCCGCCCGGTGGTGGTCGGCGAGCGCCTGCCAAGCCGGCGTTGGGGCGGGGGGCGGCATGGGGGTCTCATATCCTCCGGGGGACGGTTGCGCCGGCGAGAGTACCATCCGTCCCCAGCGCCGCCAACGGCGGGGCTCAGGGCGTCGGTTTGACGCCCTTGGGTTCGCCCACGACGACCACGGTCAGGTCGTCGGGATGCAAGAGTTTCCGGGCAACGCGGCGGATATCGTCGAGGCCGACGGCCTCGATATAGCTGTTGCGCTTGTCCAGGTAATCCATGCCCAACTCTTCCGTCTGCATGCCGACCAGGATGGACGCGATTCGTTCCGTCGCCGTGAAGCGCAGCGGGAACGATCCGGTCAGGTACTGCTTGGCCGCGGTCAGTTCCGCCTCGGTCACGCCGTCCTTGGCCAGCTTGGCCCATTCGTCGCCGACGACCTTGATGGTTTCCGCGACCCGCGCGTTGGCCGTGCCGGCCCCGCCCACATAGACCGCCGAGTGGTCCATGGGGTGCAGGTAGGTATAGACGGAGTAGGCGAGGCCGCGTTTTTCCCGGACCTCCGTATACAGGCGCGAGGTGAAGCCGCCGCCGCCCAGGATATGGTTCATCACATAGGCGGCGTAGAAATCCGGATCCTTGCGCATCAGGCCCCGGTCGGCGAACAGGATGTTGCTCTGCTTCAGGGGCTTTTCGATGACGATGGTGCGGCCCGCGGTCTTGGGGGCCACGTCCGGCACCTGCCAGGGGGCGGCCTTGGCCGGCAGGGTGCCGAAGGTCTTGTCAAGCAGCGGCGCCAGTTCCTTGGCCGTGATGTCGCCGACCACGCCGACCGCCAGGGTGTCCAGGGCAAGCCGCTCCTGCACGAAGGCGCGCAGGTCGTCGGCGGTGATGGCGGCGACGCTGTCCGGGGTGCCGCCGGTCGGGCGGCCGTAGGGATGGTCCGGATAAAGCGCCTTCATCAACGCCTTGCCGGCGATCGCGTCGGCGTCTTCCGATTCATGGCGCAGATTGGCCAGCAGCTGGGCGCGCAGGCGCGACACGGGTTCGGCGTCGAAGCGCGGCTTCGTCATGGCCTGACGCAGCAGATCGAAGGCCAGGTCGCGGTATTCGGTCAGCACCTGGACGCGGGCGCCGAAACTGTCGCGCGCGGCGCTGAAGCGGAGCGTGATGGAATTGTCTTCCAGCGTCTGCTGGAACGCCTTGCTGTCCAGGTCTCCGGCCCCTTCGTCGAGCAGGGTCGAGACCATGTTGGCCAGCCCCTCCTTGCCCTTGGGGTCGAGGGCACTGCCGCCGCGAAACGCCAGGTGCATCGAGATGATGGGGTTGAGGTGATCCTCGACCAGCCAGGCCTCGATCCCGCCGGGGCTGACCACGCGCTCGATCTGGGTCGCCTTGGCCGGCATGGCGTAGAGGACGAAGACGGTCGCCGCCAGGGCCAGGGCGGCGCGGGACAGAAGGCGGCTCATTCCGGCTTCTCCTTATCTTCCACGAGAAAGGCCGTGACCGAGTGTTTCTTGACGAAAACGTATTTGGCGGCGGCCTGGATTTCCTCGGCGGTGACCGCCGTGATGCGGTCGGGCCAGGCTTCGACGTCGGCGACCTTGCGCCCGACGGCAAGCGCCGCCCCCAGGGTCCGCGCCCCGGCGGTAAAGGAATCGCGGGCGAACACGGCGCTGGCGACCAGCCGCTTTTTGGCGCGCGCGACCTCGTCGGCGGTGACGCCGTCCTTGGCGACCCGGTCAAGCTCGGCATCGACGGCCTGCTCGATCTCGGGCAGGGTCACGCCGGGCCGCGGGCTGCCGTAGATGGTGAAGCTGCTGGGGCCCAGGGAATCGGCATCGTAATAGGTGCCGGCCGAGACCGCCTTGCGGTCGTCGATGACCAGCTTGCGGTAAATCCGCGACGTCCCGCCGCCGCCCAGGATTTCGGTCAGGACCTGCAGGGCGTAGGCGTGTTGCGTTTCGCCGTAAAGATAACTGGGGGCCAGGTAGGACCGGCGCCACGACGGCTGGCGCACCTGGGTATGCTGCATGGCGACGATGCGCGCGGCCTCCTGCGGCGGTTCGGCCGGGCGCGCGCGGGCGATCGGCGCGGCGGCGGGAACGGCGCCGTAATATTTTTCCGCCAGCGGCTTCAGTTCCTTGGCCGTGATGTCGCCGGCGACCACCAGGATCGCGTTGTTGGGCGCGTACCAGCGCTTGTAGAAATCGATGATGTTCTGGCGGGTCATGGCGACGATTTCGTGGTCGTAGCCGATGATCGGCCGCCGGTAGGGATAGTTGCGGTACAGCGCCTCGGATACGTGCTCGCTCAGGATCGCCGCCGGGTTGTTGTCCGTGCGCGACCGGCGTTCCTCGCGGACGACCTGGCGTTCCGGTTCGATGATTGCGTCGGTCAGGGTCAGGTTGGTCATGCGGTCGGCCTCCATCTCCATGACCATCTCCAGGTGTTCGCGGGCGATGGTCTGGTGATAGGCCGTGTAATCGTAGGAAGTGAAGGCGTTTTCCTGCCCGCCGTGGCGCGCGACCAGTTTGGAGAACTCACCCGGCTTGCGCGTCTTGGTGCCCTTGAACATCAGGTGTTCAAGGAAATGCGCGATCCCCGAATAGCCCGATTTTTCGTCGGCGGAGCCGACCTTGTACCACACCATATGAGTGACTACGGGCGCGCGGTGGTTGCTGACGACGACCACCTGCATGCCGTTCTTCAGGGTGAAGGTTTCCGGGCTGAACACCTTGGCCAGGGCCGGCGTGGCGCCCAATGTCAGGGCGGCGGCCAGCAGGGCCAGGGCGGCGATCAGCGGGCTGAGGTGCCGGCCGGACCGATGGCGGGGGGTGGGGGGCATGAACATGTCGGGATCAGGGCCTGTTGCGGGTTGCGGTCAGTGGCGGGATGCGGAGCGGCGTGCCCCCGAAAGATGGGGATGAACGGCGCCCGCGGCAACGGCGGACGCTTCTGGGTATAGGCTTTGGGAAGATTGTCGTCGAGATCGCGGCGATTTCAAGGCGGCCAGGCGCTTTTTGCGGACTTCCGGCTAGAATCCGAGAATACCCTTCTTGCGGGTCTCGCGCTTGATCTCGGGCGTCTTGCCTTCGTTGACCGGCTTGCCCAGGGCCTGGGTTTCCAGCAGGCGGCGCTGTTCGGCCGCCGGATCGACCACGGTGCCCGAATATTTCGGATCGTCGACCCAGAAGATCAGCTTGTCGATCAGGCGGCGGTCCTCTTCGGACAGCGCGAGCGTTTCCTGGTCGATGATCGTGCGGATGGCGGGATCGGCATCGGCGGTGCCCATCTTGTCCATCAGCACGGTCAGGCCCGGCGTGGTTTCGGCAAGCGGCTGCGCCTGCACCGGGCGGCGCAGCATGGCGGCGCGGGCCTGGTCGCGCGGGCTGTAGGTTTCAAGCTGCTCACGCCCCGGCTCGGGCGGACGCAGCGCATAATCGGGCGGCAGCGACAGCGGCGGGCGCTTGTAGACGGCGAATTCGTCGGGGGCCTTCTTGCCGCCGGAAATCGCGCGCTTCACGGAATCGCAGGCACCCAGGCTGAACGCCATCATCAGCACCAGAAAAATACCCGTCGTTCGTGCCGTTTGCCGTTTCATGCCCGCCGTTTCATGCTCAACAGGTTGCGCCCTGGGGTGATTTTCGCGGAACGGGGTCCCGTTCCGGCCCCCGCCGAGGCCAGCCAATCTACGATGATTTATCCCGGTGAAACAAGGAATCAAGGATCAGAAGCACCGCGCCCACGGTTATGGCGCTGTCGGCGACGTTGAAAGCGGGCCAATGGGCGTCGCCCACGTGCAGGTCGACGAAGTCGACGACGGCGCCATGGATCAGCCGGTCGATGACGTTGCCGAGCGCGCCGCCCAGAATCAGCCCGATTCCCCAGCCGACGATGCGCTCCGGCCCACGGAACAGCCAGACCGCGAGAATGGCGGAAACGCCGACCGCCACGGCGGCCAAAATCCAGGGGCCGTAATCCGATTGCGTGTTGAACAGGCCGAAGCTGACGCCCCGGTTCCACACCAGGACCAGATTGGCGAAGGGCGTGAGTTCAATGACCCGGGGCGGGTTCATGATGTCGGTCAGCACCCACCACTTGGTGATCTGGTCGAGGACGATGACCAGCAAGGCGAGCCCCAGACCCTGGATGCGCAGCGATGTCCGGGGATCAGCCAACAAGCGGGGCCTTATTCGGCGGCCAGGGACGAATGACGCACGGCGTCGGCGCAGCGCGTGCAGACCGTCGGATGGTCCGCGTCCGCGCCCACGTCGTCCAGCACCTTCCAGCAACGTTCGCACTTTGCCCCCGTGGCCAGCACCGGCACGACGGCGACGCCGGGGGCTTCCGGCATGGTGAAGGCACCCTCGGGCGCCGGGGCGGTCGTGATCTCACCCGACGAGGTGATGAAGGTCTGCGCCAGGTCGAGGCCGTTGAGGGCCGCCGCCTGTTCCGCCGTGACATGCACGGTGACATGGGCTTGCAGGGATGAACCGATGCGCTTTTCCGCGCGTTCCAGTTCCAGCGCGCCGGTGACGGCGCGACGGACCTGGCGCACGGTGCGCCATTTGGCCTCCAGGGCTTCATCGTTCCAGCTGTCGGGAATTTCCGGGAACTGCCGGCGGTGGACGCTGTCGGCGGCG
This window harbors:
- the pgi gene encoding glucose-6-phosphate isomerase, which gives rise to MPPPAPTPAWQALADHHRAAAGSHLRDLLGDGKRTDALTFVLDGLYLDLSKNRLTTDTLALLVALANERGVAARRDAMAAGEVINTTEDRAALHMALRARAEDGFAVGGAPVHGDVQAVLDHMAAFVAGVESATRVGATGRAFTDVVNIGIGGSDQGPRLACRALAPYRRPGITPRFVSNVDATDLTETLAACDPETTLFIVSSKTFTTAETMTNALTARRWLADALGSGAVAQHFCAVTTNDDAARDFGIADDARFGFWDWVGGRYSVWSAIGLPLALTAGMDAFRDFLAGARDMDRHFLETPLAENLPVLLALAGIWNRNFEGADAHAVLPYDQLLDGLSDYLQQLEMESNGKAVDRDGNPVAQPTAPVVFGQAGTNGQHAFYQLLHQGTDLVSADFIAAVEPAHPAGDHHAKLLANFLAQPAALARGRKADPAVPPYKVFPGNRPTTSILLDRLDPRRLGMLLALYEHKVFVQGVIWNVNSFDQFGVELGKELAGPLTRALTEGTEPPDLDASTRGLLARIRRVRDGGDGP
- a CDS encoding pitrilysin family protein, with product MSRLLSRAALALAATVFVLYAMPAKATQIERVVSPGGIEAWLVEDHLNPIISMHLAFRGGSALDPKGKEGLANMVSTLLDEGAGDLDSKAFQQTLEDNSITLRFSAARDSFGARVQVLTEYRDLAFDLLRQAMTKPRFDAEPVSRLRAQLLANLRHESEDADAIAGKALMKALYPDHPYGRPTGGTPDSVAAITADDLRAFVQERLALDTLAVGVVGDITAKELAPLLDKTFGTLPAKAAPWQVPDVAPKTAGRTIVIEKPLKQSNILFADRGLMRKDPDFYAAYVMNHILGGGGFTSRLYTEVREKRGLAYSVYTYLHPMDHSAVYVGGAGTANARVAETIKVVGDEWAKLAKDGVTEAELTAAKQYLTGSFPLRFTATERIASILVGMQTEELGMDYLDKRNSYIEAVGLDDIRRVARKLLHPDDLTVVVVGEPKGVKPTP
- a CDS encoding pitrilysin family protein, which gives rise to MPPTPRHRSGRHLSPLIAALALLAAALTLGATPALAKVFSPETFTLKNGMQVVVVSNHRAPVVTHMVWYKVGSADEKSGYSGIAHFLEHLMFKGTKTRKPGEFSKLVARHGGQENAFTSYDYTAYHQTIAREHLEMVMEMEADRMTNLTLTDAIIEPERQVVREERRSRTDNNPAAILSEHVSEALYRNYPYRRPIIGYDHEIVAMTRQNIIDFYKRWYAPNNAILVVAGDITAKELKPLAEKYYGAVPAAAPIARARPAEPPQEAARIVAMQHTQVRQPSWRRSYLAPSYLYGETQHAYALQVLTEILGGGGTSRIYRKLVIDDRKAVSAGTYYDADSLGPSSFTIYGSPRPGVTLPEIEQAVDAELDRVAKDGVTADEVARAKKRLVASAVFARDSFTAGARTLGAALAVGRKVADVEAWPDRITAVTAEEIQAAAKYVFVKKHSVTAFLVEDKEKPE
- a CDS encoding DUF3035 domain-containing protein, which translates into the protein MKRQTARTTGIFLVLMMAFSLGACDSVKRAISGGKKAPDEFAVYKRPPLSLPPDYALRPPEPGREQLETYSPRDQARAAMLRRPVQAQPLAETTPGLTVLMDKMGTADADPAIRTIIDQETLALSEEDRRLIDKLIFWVDDPKYSGTVVDPAAEQRRLLETQALGKPVNEGKTPEIKRETRKKGILGF
- the lspA gene encoding signal peptidase II, whose amino-acid sequence is MADPRTSLRIQGLGLALLVIVLDQITKWWVLTDIMNPPRVIELTPFANLVLVWNRGVSFGLFNTQSDYGPWILAAVAVGVSAILAVWLFRGPERIVGWGIGLILGGALGNVIDRLIHGAVVDFVDLHVGDAHWPAFNVADSAITVGAVLLILDSLFHRDKSS